The genomic window GACGGTGGCGATGCCCAAGGTGAGGGCCTGGGCCGCGAAGGCCACGGCCGTCGCCATGCCGGCGACGCTGAGGGCGCTCAGGGCCGCGAAGGAAACCACCGCGACCGCGGCGCCGACCTTGGAGTTCTGCGTGGAATAATACGCCAAGGCGCCCATGACGATGGGCAGGACCCCAAACTGCATCAAGGTCACGGCCGCGGCGGGAGCGGCGGCCGAGCCGAGGATCAGGTAACCCGCGGCGGCCACGCCGGCGCCGACCACTCCGACCAACTTCAAGGTGCTTGTGTTTTGGGGAACGTCGTCCGCGCTGTCCGGAGAGAGACCCAGCACGTTGATATTCCTGCTATGAACGATAGAACCGCCGATCAGCCCCGACAAGATCAAACCGACGCCGATGGTGATCGCTCCGCTCACGATGGATGCGATTCCGAGCCCGGCCAGCGTTAGGCCGAGGATAAGACCCAGGCTCTGCGGGCTTTGGCGACCGTTGGAGCCTCCGCCGAATCCATCGAAACCGCCGAAGTCAATCATCCCTCTGCGACCGGCCGCCCGGCCTCTGTAGCCCAGCAATCCCGATCTGGAGGAAGAGCCTTTGCCGGCGTTCACGACAGTGGCATCGTCAGCCTGTCCGGAGCGGACGGTTTTCAGGTCCCACTGCTTCTGGCCCTGCCCGACCGCCGCTTCAACCGAGCCCTGCTGGAGCGTCTCGGTCGCGAGTTCTTGGGTCGCCATGGCATCCGCCGCGGCCTGAACCCGAGCCTGCGCCTGAGGAGCGAATCCGCTCATGCCGGCCGAGGTCCTCTGAACTCTCTCAGTCCTTACTAAGGAGAGATTGGCTCTCGTTCGAGCATCCTGCCGAGTATCGGGAGCGCTCGTCTCGGCGCGGCCCCCGTTAATGACCCTTAAGGAAGGGGTCGCATTGGGAGCTGTAGGGCCAGCCTGCGTGTCCAACTGCATGGCATTGGCTCCGATAATGTTGACACCCGCGTTGCCGCGGTTCCCGGTAACGACTCCGGGTCGCACGGCTCCGAGGTTGACGACTTTGCCCTGTCCCCTGACATTACCGCCCGCCATTGCCTGATAGCATCCCAGTCCGGGGGAGACCATCACGACAGCGGCGGCGACGGCAGTGGCCAGGAAACGGTTCAACCACTGTTTCATAATTCGCCTCCGGTGCGTAAATTACAGACCATGGGACCATAGTAGGAATAATGCGGAGAAAGCCCATGGGCCCTAGGGACCTTTCGCGTTCCCAATTTTGGCCTACAGTTTTATGGGACCTCTGTCCGGTGCCAGGCTTTTAGAAGTTTAAAGTTATGGGGCCAATAGTCCTACCGAGACCTAGGCCCTCTGGCGTAAGGAAGACGGGCCTTATGGCCCCTGCCCCGAGGGAAGTCTGGGCTTACACTAAGAGAGATGGAAAAATCCTGGCCGAACCTCTCCTGTCTTCTTGCGGCAGGTTTGGCCCTAACCGCCTGCGCGGGGCCACGGCAGCATGTCTATCGCTTCGCCAGCCTAGGCTTCAGCGTCCGCGTCATGCCCCACCGCAGCATCACCGCGGCCGACTGCGGCTCGCGCAGAAAGGATGACGGGAGCCCCCTCGCCCACGCCGACGGCTGGAAAACGGCCTCGGCCGACCAACTTCACTGGCGGTAAGCTACTTCTGAGGTGGCTGGGTCTTGAGCACCCGATGCAGGATGGACAGGAGCTTCTTCTGGCTGATGGGCTTGACCAGAAACTCCTCGACATGCACCTGCTTTCTCATGTCCTGGACTTCCTTGGTATGGGCGTAGGCGGTCACGACAATGACCGGGGGAGGAGCGGGCGTGCGGCTCAGGTGGCTGATGACCTCAAAACCCGTGATCCCGGGCAGCATCAGGTCCAAGACCAAGGCGTCGGGAGAGGACTTGAGCTTTTCCAAGGCCTTTTCACCGGTCGCGGCCAGGTCTATCTTGAAGCCGTCCCGCCGGATCATGATCTCGAGCAGGTTCAGCATGGATTCGTCGTCGTCCACGATGAGCACGGTCTTGGTCTTGGGGTCTAGCAAGGACATAAAGCGCTTATAGTATACAATTGAATTTAGGAATTCGGTGACAGTTACTTAATTCTTTCGGGGGAATTAAGTAACTGTCACCGAATTCATTCATTTACTAAGGGCCGTGAAGGTGCCGTCCCAATCCGGGCCGGGGGGAACGGCCTCGAAGGCCTTGAGGCGCTCCTCGTAGAGATCGTAAAGCGTCGGAAACGACCAGGGCCGGGAGCGACATATGGACAGAAGGGCCCGGGCCTTTTGCCACTGCCGGGAGCGGTAGGCGGCGAGCATCTCGTCGTGGCGCTTCTGCCAGGCCGAGAACTCCTCCTGGCGGGCCATGGAGTCGTCGCCCAGGAGAGCGTAGATGCGCACGGGCACGCTTTTCCCCTTCACACGGATAAGGTCCAGCTCCAAGACCGCATAGTCCGGAACCCGCTCGCGGGTATTGGGGCCTATGACGATGCCAACCCCATAATTCTTGGATTGGCCCTCGAGGCGCGAGGCCAGATTCACCTCATCGCCCAGGGCTGAATAGTCGAAGCGCTGGTCAGAGCCCATGTTCCCCACGCAGCAGGCGCCGGTATTGAGTCCAAGACCTATCTGAACGGGAATAAAAGGCCGTCCCTCGGCCTTGCTCGCCGCCTCCCACTCGGTATTGAGTTCGGCCAGCTTGTCCTGCATCGCGAGCGCCGCCTGACAGGCGTGCCGGGCGTGCTCGGGATCGTCCAGGGGGGCGTTCCAGAAAGCCATGATGCAGTCGCCGATGTACTTGTCTATGGTGCCCTTTCTCTCCAGTATGATTTCCGTCATGGGGGTGAAGAAAGCGTTGATGAGGTGAGTCAAACCCTGCGGGTCGAGCTTTTCCGAAATGGTGGTAAATCCCCGTATGTCGCAAAAAAGCAAGGTCATGTCGCGCAGTTCCCCACCCAGCTTGAGCTTGTCGGGGTTCTTGGCCAGCTCCTCGATCAGGGCCGGGGACATATAGCGGCTGAAGGCCCCCTTGATCTGGCGCCGCTCCGCCTCGGTCTTCAAGTAGCCTATTAAGGAAGAAGACATATAGATGAGAAGCACGGTCAAGCAGGGGAATACCGGATCCACCAGGTACATCCAGGAGGAGAAGGCATGCCAGGAAAAGGCCAAAGCTCCGGTCAGCCCCGCCACGGTCAAGCTCACGCTGGAAAGCGCCCCGCAGAGAGGAAGGAGCAGGATCAAAGCTAGGCCCATCACCAGCATGTAGAGAAGCTCCGCGCCCGGGGCCCAATCCGGGCGCTGGAGAAAGCGCCCCAAGAGGACCTGCTCAACCACGTTGGCGTGGACCTCGACCCCGGGGGCGGCGGGGCTGAGGGGTGTCACGCGCAAGTCCTTGAGCCCAGAGGCGGAGGTTCCCAGGAAGATAATGCAGCCGGCCAACTGCTCGGGGTCGAAATTTTTATTGAATATCCGCCACAGGGCAATGGTGCGCTCGGGAGGCGGCAAGGTGTAGTACACCCAGAAGCGGCCCTTGGCGTCCGTGGGGATCTTATAGGCCCCGATCTTGATCCGGCTGATCCCAGTGTGCTGGCCGAAGCTCGACTCGCCGCTCGCCCCGGAGGATTTGACGGCGTAGCCCGCGCCCCCTTGGGCCACGCGCAGGGCCTCGGCGGCGAGCGAGGGATAAAGGGATTTCCCCAAGCCGAAGAGGAGAGGGGGCCTGCGGATGATGCCGTCCGATTCGGGGAGGAACCCGAAATTGCCGTTTCCCGCGGCGCGTTTTTCCAAAATCGGGAGATTGGCGACCGCGCCCTCGTAGGCGTCCACGTAGGCCATGGGATTGTCCCCGGCGTAGGAGAATGAAGCTTTCACGACGGGTGCCGCACCATTCTTCTGGCCGGTCAAGACAAAGCCAGTCACGACCCGGCTTCGGCCTATGGCCTGGGCCAGGAGGGCGTCATGGTCGGGCAGGGTCTTGAGCTTGGCCTTAACCGCTTCCAGCTCCCTGGTATGGGGCCAAAGCGAGGCAACCTCCGCCGGAGAAGTACGGTCTGGCTCGGAAAAAACGATGTCGAAAGCCGTGACCGCGGCGCCCAGCTCGTCCAATCTATCTATGACGCGGGCCACCTGGCTTCTCGGCCAAGGCCACTGGCCGAGACGGGAGAGGGTCTCGTCATCTATGTCGAGGATGCGCACAGGGGCCGCCTCGTAGGGGCGGGGGCGCAGGACTTGGAACATGTCGAAGGCCTTATGCTGGAAGGTCTCCACCCAAGCCCAGGGGCTCAGCTTGAGCCAGACCACCAGGAAGAGGAGGGCCAGGGGAATCAAGAGCTGGGCCCCCCGCCTCCAGAGCGCGCGCGCCATCAACTGGATTTTCCGTGATTTGCCCGGAATAATCAAGCTGTTGACTTTCCCGGGGCTATTGTGCCAAGATGAACTTCCCGCGACAATCATATGAAACGATTTAAACTCAGACTTACGGCAATTCCCTTGGCACTGCTGGGCTTGGCGGCATCCCTCCAGGCGCAGAACTACGAGCAAGAGATACGCAAGCCCGGCAGCGAGATCGATATTCAATCCAAGATCACCAATATCGGCGAGGAAGCCCAGCGCCGCAAGATCCTGGAGGGCGAGAAGGACGTCTCCTACGATGAGGTGCTGGCCGACCCCGATAATTTGGATTTGAACTACCGCTATGCCCGGACCCAGGTCCGGCAGGGGAATCTCAAGGGCGCCTCGGCGACTTTGGAGCGCATCCTGCTGATAGACCCGAACCTCTCCAAGGTGCGCCTGGTCTACGCGATCGTCCTCTTCCGCCTTCAGGACATGGTCGAGGCCGAGCGGGAGCTCAACGCCCTCAAGGGCGTGGCCGACCTTCCGGAAAATCTGCGCCGGGAAACCGACAAATACTTAACGGCGGTCGAGAAGTCCTACAAGCGCACCGTGCTCTCCGGCCGCGTAAGCGCCGGCGTCCAGTACGACACCAACCGCAACTCTGCCTCCTCCTCCGGACAGAGGCTCCTCACCGACGTCCCGATCACCTTAACCGGAACCTCCCTCAAGCGCGCGGACGTGAGCAAGATATTCATAGGCAACCTCGAGCTGCGCCGGGACTTGGCAAGAAACTCCGGCGACCAACTTTTCGCGAGCTACACCTATTACCGGGCCGACCAAACAGCGGTCAAGAGCCTCAACCTACAGGCCCACTCCGCCCAGGCGGGCGGGGTTTGGAAAGCGCGCAGCTGGGAGCTGACCCCGAGCCTCTCCTACGATCTGGTGCTCCTGGCCCAGACCACCTACCTGCGCAACCGCGGCGGGGGCCTGCGCGCCCTCTACAAGCCCAGCCCGCGCTCGAGCTTCTTCGTGGAGGCCAAGGACGTCTACCAGGACTTCGCCCGCACCGCCGACGTCCCCACGGCTCCCGAGAGAAACGGCATCCAGTTCGACGCCACGGCCGGGGCGGAGTGGCAGGCCACCGGCTCCATGCGCCTGAGCTTCAACTACAACCGCAGCGTCAAGCACGCCTCGCGCCGCTACAACGCCTACAACCGAGATTCGGTGACGGTCGGAAACGCCCTGTTCCTGGGCAAGGGGCTGTTCCTTATTCCCAGCGCGACCTACAATTACGATCAATACCTGCAAAACGACCCCAGCGTGAGCACCCTCAAGCGCATCGACAAGACCGTGAAGCTCGACGTCACCGCGGGCGCCTCGCTCGGCCAGCTGCATCCCAAGCTCGAGAGCCTGCTCTGGACGGTGAGCTACGAATACTACGACTCCACCCGGTCCAACCTGCGCAACTACGCCTACATCAACCAGAAGATCTCGACCTTGCTCACCTACCGGTGGGACGTGGGCTTCTGACGTGCTCTAGATCACAACTTTTGGGTCTTGCGCGGCGGCATCACCACGGCTATACTTGCGTAATAAGCCCGAAAGGGTTTATGGAGGATTCATGAATAGCCGCCTCATCGCCGCCGCTCTGTCTCTGACCTTGGGCGTTTCCCCGGCCGTGGCGCAAATTCCGGCAGCCGCTTCTCCCGGCCGCATCGGCGTGGCCGCGGCCGTCCACGGCCTGGTTCAAGCCACGGCTCCCGGGCAATCGGTGGGGCGCATCGTCCAAAGCGGAAGACCCCTTTATCAAAACGACCACGTGACCACGGACGCCCAGGGGCGCCTCCAAGTCATGCTCCTGGACGAGACCGTGTTCACCTTGGGCCCCAACAGCGACATGGTCTTGGATGAGTTCGTCTACGACCCCGTTACCGACGCCGGGAAGGTCACGGCCCGGATCACCAAGGGCGCCTTCCGCTTCGTGAGCGGCAAGATCGCCCGCAAGAAGCCCAGCAACGTCCAGATCAAGCTTCCCGTGGGAACCATCGGCATCCGCGGGACCATAGTGGTCGGCCAAATCATACCCGGAGCCGCCATTCCGGGAGGAATCGGGGAATCCATGAGGGCGCGCATCGCCGTGCCCCACGGCGCGATCCAACTCGCCCCCGACATGCCCCGGGACATACAGGGACAGATTCCCGGCGGGCCGGCCATGCCCCCTCCCCCCCAGGCCTTCATTCCTTCCGGAGGGGGCGCCGAGATGGGAGCCGGCTTCGTGGCGCCGATGCCGCCCGGTGCCGTGCAGAATTTCATGAACCAGATGCGCGAGGTCGGCCTCGCCTTCAGGCCCGGAGACAAGGAAGGACCCCGGCCGGAGGGAGCCTACGGACCCAGGCCGGG from Elusimicrobiota bacterium includes these protein-coding regions:
- a CDS encoding response regulator; the protein is MSLLDPKTKTVLIVDDDESMLNLLEIMIRRDGFKIDLAATGEKALEKLKSSPDALVLDLMLPGITGFEVISHLSRTPAPPPVIVVTAYAHTKEVQDMRKQVHVEEFLVKPISQKKLLSILHRVLKTQPPQK
- a CDS encoding adenylate/guanylate cyclase domain-containing protein, whose product is MARALWRRGAQLLIPLALLFLVVWLKLSPWAWVETFQHKAFDMFQVLRPRPYEAAPVRILDIDDETLSRLGQWPWPRSQVARVIDRLDELGAAVTAFDIVFSEPDRTSPAEVASLWPHTRELEAVKAKLKTLPDHDALLAQAIGRSRVVTGFVLTGQKNGAAPVVKASFSYAGDNPMAYVDAYEGAVANLPILEKRAAGNGNFGFLPESDGIIRRPPLLFGLGKSLYPSLAAEALRVAQGGAGYAVKSSGASGESSFGQHTGISRIKIGAYKIPTDAKGRFWVYYTLPPPERTIALWRIFNKNFDPEQLAGCIIFLGTSASGLKDLRVTPLSPAAPGVEVHANVVEQVLLGRFLQRPDWAPGAELLYMLVMGLALILLLPLCGALSSVSLTVAGLTGALAFSWHAFSSWMYLVDPVFPCLTVLLIYMSSSLIGYLKTEAERRQIKGAFSRYMSPALIEELAKNPDKLKLGGELRDMTLLFCDIRGFTTISEKLDPQGLTHLINAFFTPMTEIILERKGTIDKYIGDCIMAFWNAPLDDPEHARHACQAALAMQDKLAELNTEWEAASKAEGRPFIPVQIGLGLNTGACCVGNMGSDQRFDYSALGDEVNLASRLEGQSKNYGVGIVIGPNTRERVPDYAVLELDLIRVKGKSVPVRIYALLGDDSMARQEEFSAWQKRHDEMLAAYRSRQWQKARALLSICRSRPWSFPTLYDLYEERLKAFEAVPPGPDWDGTFTALSK
- a CDS encoding tetratricopeptide repeat protein, coding for MKRFKLRLTAIPLALLGLAASLQAQNYEQEIRKPGSEIDIQSKITNIGEEAQRRKILEGEKDVSYDEVLADPDNLDLNYRYARTQVRQGNLKGASATLERILLIDPNLSKVRLVYAIVLFRLQDMVEAERELNALKGVADLPENLRRETDKYLTAVEKSYKRTVLSGRVSAGVQYDTNRNSASSSGQRLLTDVPITLTGTSLKRADVSKIFIGNLELRRDLARNSGDQLFASYTYYRADQTAVKSLNLQAHSAQAGGVWKARSWELTPSLSYDLVLLAQTTYLRNRGGGLRALYKPSPRSSFFVEAKDVYQDFARTADVPTAPERNGIQFDATAGAEWQATGSMRLSFNYNRSVKHASRRYNAYNRDSVTVGNALFLGKGLFLIPSATYNYDQYLQNDPSVSTLKRIDKTVKLDVTAGASLGQLHPKLESLLWTVSYEYYDSTRSNLRNYAYINQKISTLLTYRWDVGF